A stretch of the Ornithodoros turicata isolate Travis chromosome 4, ASM3712646v1, whole genome shotgun sequence genome encodes the following:
- the LOC135391409 gene encoding presenilin-1-like: protein MTDSNASSPERERLLREEPSPCPQSPSPQDLRDLWVAVDDSLQHVVRLLAAISFCMMVVIVCRVLSPPAIQLNTDIFPTTERLEDHENETQRAIISLYDAAVFIFAIAAATCLVLALFYFHFYCFLKTWIMMNTCFILSQAFVALLGYLTLATNVEVDIFTAEFVVWNLTTVGIICVYYKGPLFLQQVYLIIQSSFIALMIIELIPNWTLWLVLSFMPLWDLMAVLCVVGPLRLLIEMAREADDSILRGVVFSTGTSNVSTKRFSNTDDTEMKSITGRPDRTRKGSTCGSPDNRENLREGAFEGGVVMGLGDFVFYSVLVGKVASYGNWNLIAACFVAVLVGVCLTLLLLVIAGTPLPALPMSLALGLLSVVFSTPIEMFTDQLTQRQVFI from the coding sequence ATGACTGACTCAAATGCCTCGTCACCGGAGCGAGAGCGTTTGCTACGAGAGGAACCATCGCCTTGCCCGCAAAGCCCCTCACCTCAAGACCTCCGGGACTTGTGGGTCGCCGTCGATGACAGCCTGCAGCACGTCGTACGCCTCCTGGCCGCCATTTCCTTCTGCATGATGGTAGTCATCGTATGCAGAGTCCTCAGTCCCCCTGCCATTCAACTCAACACCGATATCTTCCCCACTACAGAACGCCTCGAAGATCACGAAAACGAAACACAACGAGCCATCATCTCGCTATACGACGCTGCCGTATTCATCTTCGCAATCGCAGCAGCAACGTGCTTAGTGCTAGCCTTGTTCTACTTTCATTTCTACTGTTTCCTCAAGACGTGGATCATGATGAACACTTGCTTCATTCTGAGCCAGGCGTTTGTTGCCCTTCTGGGATATCTGACGCTTGCGACCAACGTAGAAGTGGATATATTTACGGCCGAATTCGTCGTTTGGAATCTCACCACAGTTGGAATTATCTGTGTCTACTACAAGGGACCACTGTTTCTGCAACAAGTGTACCTCATCATACAGTCCAGCTTCATAGCACTGATGATAATTGAGCTCATACCAAACTGGACCTTGTGGCTCGTGTTGTCCTTCATGCCTCTTTGGGACTTGATGGCTGTGCTCTGTGTCGTCGGACCGCTGAGGTTACTTATCGAAATGGCGAGAGAAGCAGATGACAGTATTCTCAGGGGGGTGGTTTTCTCCACGGGCACGTCCAATGTTTCCACCAAGAGGTTCAGTAACACGGATGATACAGAAATGAAGAGTATTACAGGTCGACCGGACAGGACGAGGAAGGGGAGTACCTGTGGCAGCCCTGACAACAGGGAGAATCTCCGGGAAGGCGCGTTTGAAGGTGGAGTCGTGATGGGACTAGGTGACTTCGTATTCTACAGTGTCCTTGTGGGCAAAGTTGCGTCATACGGCAACTGGAACTTGATCGCGGCGTGCTTCGTGGCCGTCCTTGTAGGAGTGTGCCTAACGTTACTGCTCCTAGTCATAGCGGGGACACCGTTACCAGCTCTGCCGATGTCGCTCGCATTAGGCTTGCTGTCTGTTGTATTTAGCACACCAATTGAGATGTTTACCGATCAGCTGACACAGCGGCAAGTTTTTATTTAA